One Candidatus Dadabacteria bacterium genomic window carries:
- a CDS encoding DUF4238 domain-containing protein codes for MGDTSAVARGKKKRRNHFVPRMLLKNFTDKDGKLYSFERRSKEKRVFVGTPEGIYWERDLYVIRDAEGNMDDSAEDLFAELEREVAPVFDGIITAVRDVKEPVLTSPERSVLDRYVYFQWARVPDTYDHVLDHTLERVSSEDPEIRDLSPRELSEFRKRVNTESLVASVTEPRDRVLFYLRNKSLAFVLIRRKNKSFVIGSNPVVRVFPERFEEAPRAFIAMWLPLAHDVAVAYGEGQGGLIEFPQDSELRRFNEEVFKQSQGIAGRSPKLIASIAGVKI; via the coding sequence ATGGGTGACACCTCCGCGGTGGCAAGAGGAAAGAAGAAACGAAGAAACCATTTCGTGCCTAGGATGCTGCTGAAAAATTTCACGGACAAAGACGGGAAGCTTTATTCCTTTGAGAGACGCTCCAAGGAAAAACGTGTTTTTGTAGGAACTCCGGAGGGGATTTACTGGGAGCGTGATCTGTATGTGATTCGCGACGCGGAAGGGAACATGGATGATTCGGCGGAAGATCTGTTCGCTGAGCTTGAGAGAGAAGTTGCGCCTGTGTTTGACGGAATAATAACCGCGGTTCGGGACGTAAAGGAGCCGGTTCTGACTTCGCCTGAGAGATCTGTTCTGGACCGCTACGTCTATTTTCAGTGGGCGCGCGTGCCGGACACTTATGACCATGTTCTTGATCACACATTGGAGAGAGTGTCGTCTGAAGACCCCGAGATTCGGGATCTTTCCCCCAGAGAGCTTTCTGAGTTCAGAAAAAGAGTCAATACGGAAAGTCTCGTCGCCAGCGTAACGGAACCGAGAGACAGGGTACTGTTCTATCTTCGAAACAAGAGTCTTGCTTTTGTCTTGATACGCAGGAAGAACAAGAGCTTCGTTATCGGAAGCAATCCCGTTGTGCGGGTGTTTCCCGAGCGTTTCGAAGAAGCACCCAGGGCTTTTATCGCGATGTGGCTTCCCTTGGCGCACGATGTGGCCGTTGCCTACGGAGAAGGGCAAGGGGGTCTTATAGAATTTCCGCAGGACAGCGAACTTCGCCGGTTCAACGAAGAAGTCTTCAAACAGAGCCAGGGAATTGCCGGGCGTTCCCCCAAGCTGATTGCTTCTATTGCTGGTGTGAAGATATGA